In Saccharomyces cerevisiae S288C chromosome V, complete sequence, one DNA window encodes the following:
- the RSM18 gene encoding mitochondrial 37S ribosomal protein bS18m RSM18 (Mitochondrial ribosomal protein of the small subunit; has similarity to E. coli S18 ribosomal protein) yields the protein MQPIIKGAVSSTFKRALYNFGIKEKKSVNIEMGRTQQTKKIDQSLSKKLPKGTIYDPFDFSMGRIHLDRKYQANKNSNRNDIMKSGANPLEFYARPRILSRYVTSTGRIQHRDITGLSAKNQRRLSKAIRRCQAIGLM from the coding sequence ATGCAACCTATCATCAAGGGAGCAGTAAGCTCCACATTTAAACGTGCTCTATACAATTTCGgtatcaaagaaaagaagagtGTCAATATTGAAATGGGGAGAACGCAacaaacaaagaaaatcgATCAGTCTTTGTCCAAAAAACTTCCCAAAGGTACTATCTACGATCCATTTGACTTCTCTATGGGACGAATCCATTTAGATAGAAAATATCAGGCAAACAAGAACTCAAACAGGAACGATATAATGAAGTCCGGTGCAAATCCACTAGAATTTTATGCAAGACCAAGAATACTTTCAAGATATGTGACCTCCACGGGAAGAATCCAACATAGGGATATCACAGGCTTATCGGCAAAGAATCAAAGAAGACTATCGAAAGCCATTAGACGGTGCCAGGCAATAGGATTAATGTGA
- the TPA1 gene encoding oxidative DNA demethylase (Prolyl hydroxylase; catalyzes oxygen-dependent dihydroxylation of Rps23a/b, a 40S ribosomal decoding center subunit; influences translational termination and regulates translational accuracy; interacts with Sup45p (eRF1), Sup35p (eRF3) and Pab1p; disputed role as a oxidative dealkylase repairing DNA methyl-base lesions; poly(rA)-binding protein affecting poly(A) tail length and mRNA stability; Fe(II)/2-oxoglutarate-dependent dioxygenase family member similar to human prolyl 4-hydroxylase OGFOD1) produces MKRKTAEVKGEKERNSKQISLEEDKIKGMFNPKIWDKTFQDGLKKEIEDSQPYNWGTIHELVNDDLLRAVRKEIETEIHFTKKETDIYRVNQSGDLANLSGLDWDDLSRLPNLFKLRQILYSKQYRDFFGYVTKAGKLSGSKTDMSINTYTKGCHLLTHDDVIGSRRISFILYLPDPDRKWKSHYGGGLRLFPSILPNVPHSDPSAKLVPQFNQIAFFKVLPGFSFHDVEEVKVDKHRLSIQGWYHIPQVGEEGYIPGEEEAWVRNNTSTLAQIESNVLEDFEFPKDERNILSFHEVKHFEKMLKGDAGAKTDNTPKESMTSVISDSVKLSEAEFTYLSQYISPEHLSSKGIEKLQKQFVENSSLQIESFLNDDKSELLKKVIKQKELEQECPYHSKDVKAPWKTAIPPHKARYLYIDGKEYRNFQTEADILEALNNNDLPNFQFTKDAIKIISDASGNSRENNFDAELALIDLAVFHKSTIFKKYLALLTSLCPVSEQILIRRFRPGMDFTLATKCRFNELLKSNPDIIDAVLEGTLCLTPSAGWESGELGGYELYMMDDDEDNKQYLKEDVEDASVYRADDSGDSVLINDPPAWNTFNLVLRDESVLEFVKYVSWSAKSSRWDVKMKWDVKSCDEDGQEDEA; encoded by the coding sequence atgaagagaaaaactGCTGAAGTTAAAGGTGAGAAGGAGAGAAATTCCAAACAAATTTCCCTCGAAGAGGACAAGATAAAGGGTATGTTCAACCCTAAAATCTGGGACAAGACTTTCCAGGATGgcttgaaaaaggaaattgaaGACTCTCAGCCTTACAACTGGGGTACTATTCATGAATTGGTTAATGACGATCTTCTACGTGCTGTTCGTAAAGAAATAGAAACTGAGATCCATTTcactaaaaaagaaaccgATATCTATAGAGTCAACCAAAGTGGTGACTTGGCCAATTTGTCTGGTCTGGACTGGGATGACTTGTCCCGTTTGCCTAATTTGTTCAAGCTGCGCCAGATTCTGTATTCCAAGCAATATCgagatttttttggctaCGTCACCAAAGCTGGTAAATTGTCTGGTTCTAAGACCGACATGAGCATCAACACTTACACAAAGGGATGTCACTTGTTGACTCATGATGACGTTATTGGCTCTAGAAGGATTAGTTTCATTTTATACCTACCAGATCCCGACAGAAAATGGAAATCGCATTATGGTGGTGGTCTAAGACTTTTTCCAAGTATTTTACCAAACGTTCCACATTCCGATCCATCTGCTAAACTAGTTCCACAGTTCAATCAAAttgcttttttcaaagttttacCGGGTTTCTCTTTCCACGATGTCGAAGAAGTCAAAGTTGATAAGCACAGATTATCTATTCAAGGATGGTACCATATTCCACAAGTTGGCGAAGAAGGTTACATACctggtgaagaagaagcgTGGGTCCGTAACAACACATCCACTTTGGCGCAGATTGAATCTAATGTCCTagaagattttgaatttcCAAAGGACGAgagaaatattttatcatttcaTGAAGTGAAgcactttgaaaaaatgctcAAGGGCGATGCTGGCGCAAAAACTGATAACACACCTAAAGAATCTATGACTAGTGTGATTTCTGATTCGGTTAAGTTGTCTGAAGCCGAGTTCACCTATCTATCTCAATACATCTCTCCTGAACATTTAAGCTCGAAAGGTATCGAAAAACTACAAAAGCAGTTTGTTGAGAACTCTTCTCTACAAATTGAGTCGTTTTTAAATGACGATAAATCAGAATTGTTAAAGAAGGTtatcaaacaaaaagagTTGGAACAGGAATGTCCTTATCATTCAAAAGATGTGAAAGCTCCGTGGAAAACGGCTATTCCTCCACACAAAGCCCGTTATTTGTACATCGACGGTAAGGAATACCGTAATTTCCAAACAGAAGCTGATATTCTTGAGGCGCTGAATAACAATGATTTGCCAAACTTTCAGTTTACTAAGGACGCAATTAAAATTATCTCCGATGCTTCCGGAAATAGTAGGGAAAACAATTTTGATGCAGAATTAGCGTTGATTGACCTAGCTGTATTTCACAAGAGCacaattttcaagaaatacCTAGCTCTTCTAACTTCTTTGTGCCCAGTCAGTGAGCAAATCCTTATTAGAAGGTTTAGGCCAGGAATGGATTTCACATTGGCCACCAAATGTCGCTTTAAtgaacttttgaaaagcaaTCCAGATATAATCGATGCTGTCTTGGAAGGTACTTTGTGCTTGACACCTTCTGCCGGTTGGGAATCCGGAGAGCTTGGTGGTTACGAATTGTACATGATGGACGACGACGAAGATAATAAGCAATACTTAAAGGAAGACGTTGAAGACGCTTCTGTTTATCGTGCGGATGACAGTGGTGATTCAGTATTGATTAATGATCCACCTGCTTGGAATACTTTCAATTTGGTCTTGAGAGATGAAAGTGTTTTGGAGTTTGTTAAGTACGTCAGCTGGAGCGCTAAATCTAGTAGATGGGATGTCAAAATGAAGTGGGATGTCAAATCATGTGATGAAGATGGTCAGGAAGATGAAGCGTAA
- the SAP1 gene encoding putative AAA family ATPase SAP1 (Putative ATPase of the AAA family; interacts with the Sin1p transcriptional repressor in the two-hybrid system), with translation MDSQRSHHILTRLTKIRRRPQQPLTDFTELYSRIANETIYYLNLEEKKRYKEALQGWKALTTDVLFKQTLIEHNYPNTQSYTKDEVSLQNGIRELYHKSVMHLKRVKKLVREEPAPRNDMPSSKTYTNHSSSFTRSTEPPPVFQMVPGRMMKTLRNRNACGYKTAYSNPSLSSYGNSTSIKRGEDAENIRVNFVPSKPLSNNASRQHKNPIEHNDPPLKKETELYSDKYISEPILIDLTNDEDDHDVGILKGHNVFDEEESDGFEFDVSDYYDNFSEVDVEEEEEEKEERRRIKTLEAIQQQMSDLSVTSSTSSNKSVSSSENVPGSCIQSLPTTAPALPSLPPPPLLNVDRASSTGALKPHSLETSTTMDSSKIRNPQISKLMKNNHVPYLKGTKSTPTLITKSTPTFITRSKSNTKPIIKSNASSPTSSLTVPNSVIQKPKTAAMAAKRVLNSKKVASNPALNTTKKSHPILKSKTAKVPNSSSKKTSSHPSRPVSNSKPYSHGASQNKKPSKNQTTSMSKTNRKIPAQKKIGSPKIEDVGTEDATEHATSLNEQREEPEIDKKVLREILEDEIIDSLQGVDRQAAKQIFAEIVVHGDEVHWDDIAGLESAKYSLKEAVVYPFLRPDLFRGLREPVRGMLLFGPPGTGKTMLARAVATESHSTFFSISASSLTSKYLGESEKLVRALFAIAKKLSPSIIFVDEIDSIMGSRNNENENESSRRIKNEFLVQWSSLSSAAAGSNKSNTNNSDTNGDEDDTRVLVLAATNLPWSIDEAARRRFVRRQYIPLPEDQTRHVQFKKLLSHQKHTLTESDFDELVKITEGYSGSDITSLAKDAAMGPLRDLGDKLLETEREMIRPIGLVDFKNSLVYIKPSVSQDGLVKYEKWASQFGSSGS, from the coding sequence ATGGATTCACAAAGAAGCCATCATATTTTAACGAGATTAACCAAGATACGGAGAAGACCTCAACAACCGTTAACCGACTTTACAGAACTTTACAGTAGAATTGCCAATGAGACAATATATTACTTGAACctagaagagaaaaaacgATATAAAGAAGCATTGCAAGGATGGAAAGCGCTTACCACTGATGTACTATTCAAACAGACATTGATAGAGCATAACTACCCAAATACTCAATCATACACGAAAGATGAAGTTAGTTTACAGAACGGTATTCGAGAATTGTACCACAAGAGCGTTatgcatttgaaaagagtCAAAAAATTGGTCCGAGAAGAGCCTGCTCCCAGGAATGATATGCCGTCATCCAAAACATACACTAATCATAGCTCATCTTTCACAAGGTCTACTGAACCACCTCCTGTATTCCAAATGGTTCCCGGAAGaatgatgaaaacattAAGAAATAGAAATGCATGCGGCTATAAAACCGCATACTCCAACCCCTCACTATCATCATATGGTAACAGCACATCGATAAAACGCGGAGAAGATGCGGAGAACATTAGAGTAAATTTTGTACCTTCTAAGCCTTTATCCAACAATGCAAGCAGACAGCACAAGAACCCTATTGAGCACAATGATCCTCCACTTAAGAAGGAAACTGAACTGTACTCAGATAAATATATCTCAGAGCCAATATTGATAGATTTGACTAATGACGAGGATGATCACGATGTCGGCATTTTAAAAGGACACAACgtttttgatgaagaagaaagtgaTGGTTTCGAGTTTGATGTGTCCGATTACTATGATAATTTCTCCGAAGTCGAcgtagaagaagaagaagaagaaaaagaggaaagaCGACGTATAAAAACGTTAGAAGCAATTCAACAGCAAATGTCTGACTTGTCTGTTACTTCTTCTACGTCCAGTAATAAGAGTGTAAGTTCTTCAGAAAATGTTCCCGGATCATGCATACAGTCCCTGCCGACTACCGCCCCTGCTCTTCCTTCATTACCTCCACCTCCTTTATTAAATGTCGATAGAGCGTCCAGCACTGGCGCTCTAAAGCCACATAGTTTAGAAACTTCTACTACTATGGATTCATCAAAGAttaggaatcctcaaatatcaaaattaatgaagaataatCACGTACCATACTTAAAGGGTACCAAATCAACGCCCACTCTTATCACTAAATCAACGCCAACATTTATTACAAGATCAAAAAGTAATACAAAACCAATCATCAAATCCAATGCATCGTCTCCGACCTCTTCTCTGACTGTTCCAAATTCAGTAATTCAAAAACCCAAAACGGCTGCAATGGCTGCTAAGAGAGTTCTGAACAGCAAAAAGGTTGCGAGTAACCCCGCATTAAACACTACGAAGAAGAGTCACCCCATTTTGAAATCCAAAACGGCGAAAGTCCCAAATTCCAGTTCGAAGAAAACGAGTAGCCATCCTTCCAGACCTGTAAGTAACTCAAAACCATACTCGCATGGTGCATCCCAGAATAAGAAGCCATCGAAAAATCAAACCACGTCTATGAGTAAAACGAATCGAAAAATACCAgcacaaaaaaaaatcggtTCTCCAAAAATAGAAGATGTTGGAACAGAAGATGCCACTGAACATGCCACTTCCCTAAATGAGCAAAGAGAAGAGCCTGAAATAGACAAGAAAGTCCTGAGGGAGATtttagaagatgaaattattgataGTTTACAAGGTGTAGATAGGCAAGCTGCAAAGCAAATTTTTGCCGAAATCGTAGTGCACGGAGATGAAGTTCATTGGGATGATATTGCTGGTTTAGAAAGtgcaaaatattctttgaAGGAAGCAGTTGTCTATCCGTTTTTGAGACCAGACTTATTCAGGGGGTTACGTGAACCAGTCAGGGGGATGCTCTTATTTGGACCACCAGGTACAGGTAAAACAATGCTAGCGAGAGCTGTAGCTACAGAGTCGCACTCCACCTTTTTCTCTATTAGTGCTTCCAGTTTGACATCTAAATACTTGggtgaaagtgaaaaattagtGAGGGCACTATTTGCAATTGCCAAAAAATTGTCACCTTCTATAATAtttgttgatgaaattgaCTCTATCATGGGTAGTAGGaataacgaaaatgaaaatgagtCAAGCCGAAGGATAAAGAATGAATTTCTTGTTCAGTGGTCATCCTTGTCCAGCGCAGCGGCTGGTTCAAACAAAAGTAACACTAACAATTCTGACACCAATGGCGACGAAGATGATACAAGGGTACTGGTACTTGCCGCGACAAACTTACCATGGTCTATTGATGAGGCTGCAAGGAGAAGATTTGTGAGAAGACAATATATCCCATTACCAGAGGACCAGACCAGACACGTTCAATTTAAGAAGCTTCTTTCCCATCAAAAGCACACGTTAACCGAATCAGATTTTGATGAACTGGTAAAGATTACTGAGGGCTATTCAGGAAGTGATATAACGTCTTTAGCGAAGGATGCTGCCATGGGCCCACTACGAGATCTGGGTGATAAGTTATTAGAAACAGAGAGGGAGATGATAAGACCCATAGGCCTTGTGGATTTTAAGAACAGTTTAGTGTATATCAAGCCCTCTGTATCCCAGGACGGATTAGTGAAGTACGAAAAGTGGGCTTCACAATTCGGATCATCAGGTTcatga
- the JHD1 gene encoding [Histone H3]-lysine-36 demethylase (JmjC domain family histone demethylase specific for H3-K36; similar to proteins found in human, mouse, drosophila, X. laevis, C. elegans, and S. pombe), whose protein sequence is MQDPNICQHCQLKDNPGALIWVKCDSCPQWVHVKCVPLKRIHYSNLTSSEVLSYPNSAKQIKSYRCPNHKEGEYLTAYALITQKGKRQRNKENPEDSHINKRYNFRKKKLLDYIALNEGESKRDKMNHPHKESFMKSFEKWKNGSNIINAADFAEKFDNIDVPYKIIDPLNSGVYVPNVGTDNGCLTVNYITEMIGEDYHVDVMDVQSQMNENWNLGSWNEYFTNTEPDRRDRIRNVISLEVSNIEGLELERPTAVRQNDLVDKIWSFNGHLEKVNGEKAEENDPKPKVTKYILMSVKDAYTDFHLDFAGTSVYYNVISGQKKFLLFPPTQSNIDKYIEWSLKEDQNSVFLGDILEDGIAMELDAGDLFMIPAGYIHAVYTPVDSLVFGGNFLTIRDLETHLKIVEIEKLTKVPRRFTFPKFDQVMGKLCEYLALDKNKITSDVSDGDLLSRTTNCAIQSLHAYVIKPEVKYKPLNFTSKKHLAKALADLIS, encoded by the coding sequence ATGCAAGATCCCAATATTTGCCAGCATTGCCAGTTGAAGGATAATCCAGGCGCATTAATTTGGGTGAAGTGTGATAGTTGCCCGCAGTGGGTCCACGTGAAATGCGTGCCTTTGAAACGCATTCACTATTCAAATCTTACAAGTTCTGAAGTTCTGTCTTATCCAAATTCTGCGAAGCAAATCAAGAGCTACCGTTGTCCTAATCATAAGGAAGGAGAATATCTTACCGCATACGCTCTCATCACACAAAAAGGAAAGCGGCAAAGGAATAAAGAAAACCCTGAAGATAGTCATATAAATAAGCGGTATAATTtcagaaagaagaaattactTGACTATATCGCTTTGAATGAGGGTGAATCGAAAAGGGATAAAATGAATCACCCTCATAAGGAGAGTTTCAtgaaatcttttgaaaaatggaaaaatggCTCAAATATTATAAACGCCGCTGACTTTGCTGAAAAGTTTGATAATATAGATGTGCCGTACAAGATCATCGATCCACTGAATAGCGGAGTATATGTACCGAATGTGGGCACAGACAATGGATGCCTCACAGTTAATTATATCACCGAAATGATAGGCGAGGATTATCATGTTGATGTAATGGACGTTCAATCACAAATGAATGAAAATTGGAACTTGGGATCTTGGAATGAATATTTTACAAATACTGAACCAGACAGGAGGGATCGAATAAGGAATGTTATATCATTAGAAGTCTCTAATATTGAGGGATTAGAACTAGAGAGGCCCACTGCAGTTAGGCAGAATGATCTTGTTGATAAAATTTGGAGTTTCAATGGACATTTAGAAAAAGTCAATGGGGAGAAGGCGGAGGAGAATGACCCCAAGCCAAAAGTGACCAAATATATTTTGATGTCTGTAAAGGATGCTTATACGGATTTTCATTTGGATTTTGCCGGTACCTCTGTTTATTATAACGTTATCTCAGGACAGAAGaagtttttattatttccACCTACCCAATCAAACATAGATAAGTATATTGAGTGGTCTTTAAAAGAAGACCAAAATAGTGTTTTCCTCGGTGATATTCTTGAGGATGGTATTGCGATGGAATTAGATGCTGGTGATTTGTTTATGATTCCAGCTGGATATATTCATGCAGTTTATACACCAGTAGACTCTTTGGTATTTGGAGGCAACTTTTTAACCATCCGTGATTTGGAGACACACCTTAAAATTgtggaaattgaaaagttaACAAAGGTTCCTAGAAGATTTACCTTCCCGAAGTTTGATCAAGTGATGGGTAAATTATGCGAGTATCTTGCgcttgataaaaataaaatcactAGTGATGTCAGTGATGGGGATTTGCTTTCCAGGACCACTAATTGCGCAATTCAATCACTTCATGCATACGTTATAAAACCTGAAGTTAAGTACAAGCCGTTAAATTTCACTTCAAAGAAGCATTTAGCGAAAGCTTTAGCCGATCTTATTTcgtaa
- the CAJ1 gene encoding Caj1p (Nuclear type II J heat shock protein of the E. coli dnaJ family; binds to numerous phosphatidylinositol phosphates; overexpression stabilizes amino acid permeases; binds non-native substrates for presentation to Ssa3p, and may function during protein translocation, assembly and disassembly; localizes to the cytosol and plasma membrane, while a GFP fusion protein is nuclear; contains an N-terminal J-domain, a leucine zipper-like motif, and a putative C-terminal DNAJ-X domain): protein MVKETEYYDILGIKPEATPTEIKKAYRRKAMETHPDKHPDDPDAQAKFQAVGEAYQVLSDPGLRSKYDQFGKEDAVPQQGFEDASEYFTAIFGGDGFKDWIGEFSLFKELNEATEMFGKEDEEGTAATETEKADESTDGGMVKHDTNKAESLKKDKLSKEQREKLMEMEKKRREDMMKQVDELAEKLNEKISRYLIAVKSNNLEEFTRKLDQEIEDLKLESFGLELLYLLARVYKTKANNFIMSKKTYGISKIFTGTRDNARSVKSAYNLLSTGLEAQKAMEKMSEVNTDELDQYERAKFESTMAGKALGVMWAMSKFELERKLKDVCNKILNDKKVPSKERIAKAKAMLFIAHKFASARRSPEEAEEARVFEELILGEQEKEHKKHTVAR from the coding sequence ATGGTAAAGGAGACGGAGTATTATGATATTTTGGGCATCAAGCCTGAGGCCACGCCCACtgaaatcaaaaaggcCTATCGTAGAAAGGCTATGGAAACACATCCGGACAAGCATCCTGATGACCCAGATGCTCAAGCAAAGTTTCAAGCCGTAGGCGAGGCCTACCAAGTCTTAAGTGATCCAGGGCTTCGTTCCAAGTATGACCAGTTTGGTAAGGAGGATGCTGTTCCTCAGCAAGGATTTGAAGATGCTTCTGAATACTTTACAGCAATATTCGGTGGTGATGGCTTCAAAGATTGGATTGgagaattttctttgttcaaaGAGCTAAACGAGGCAACAGAAATGTTTGGAAAGGAAGATGAGGAGGGTACAGCAGCCACTGAAACCGAAAAAGCAGATGAGAGCACTGATGGTGGAATGGTTAAGCATGACACTAATAAAGCtgaatctttgaaaaaagataaattaTCGAAGGAGCAAAGAGAGAAGCTAATGgaaatggagaaaaaaagacgGGAAGATATGATGAAACAAGTCGACGAGTTGGCAGAAAAACTGAACGAAAAAATCTCTAGGTACTTAATTGCTGTGAAGTCCAATAACTTGGAGGAATTTACGCGAAAACTAGATCAAGAAATCGAGGATTTGAAATTAGAAAGTTTTGGTCTAGAGTTATTGTATTTATTGGCCAGGGTTTACAAGACAAAAGCGAATAATTTTATCATGTCCAAGAAGACTTACGGAATTTCTAAAATATTCACTGGTACACGCGACAATGCTAGATCTGTTAAATCAGCATACAATTTATTGTCTACAGGCTTAGAAGCTCAAAAAGCCATGGAAAAAATGAGTGAAGTCAATACTGACGAACTAGACCAATATGAACGTGCCAAATTTGAGTCCACAATGGCTGGTAAGGCACTTGGTGTCATGTGGGCTATGTCGAAATTTGAACtggaaagaaaactaaAAGACGTTTGCAATAAGATTCTAAACGATAAAAAGGTCCCTTCCAAGGAACGTATTGCAAAGGCAAAAGCAATGCTGTTTATTGCCCACAAGTTTGCCAGTGCTAGAAGGTCACCAGAAGAAGCTGAAGAAGCTAGAGTTTTTGAAGAGCTAATCCTAGGTGAGCAGGAGAAGGAACACAAAAAACATACTGTGGCCAGATAA
- the ISD11 gene encoding Isd11p (Cysteine desulfurase (Nfs1p) activator; essential for the formation of the persulfide intermediate at the desulfurase active site during pyridoxal phosphate-dependent desulfuration of cysteine; required for mitochondrial iron-sulfur cluster biosynthesis; exclusive to eukaryotes, implicated as eukaryotic supplement to the bacterium-derived Fe-S cluster (ISC) assembly apparatus; involved in regulation of iron metabolism; member of the LYR protein family), which produces MPGFTAPTRRQVLSLYKEFIKNANQFNNYNFREYFLSKTRTTFRKNMNQQDPKVLMNLFKEAKNDLGVLKRQSVISQMYTFDRLVVEPLQGRKH; this is translated from the coding sequence aTGCCTGGATTTACAGCTCCAACAAGAAGGCAGGTGTTGTCTTTATACAAGGAATTCATCAAGAATGCTAATCAATTCAATAATTACAACTTCAGGGAATACTTTTTAAGTAAAACAAGGACTACTTTCAGAAAGAACATGAATCAGCAAGACCCAAAAGTGTTAATGAACCTATTTAAGGAAGCTAAGAACGACTTAGGTGTCTTGAAAAGACAGTCTGTTATTTCTCAGATGTACACATTTGACAGGCTGGTCGTAGAACCATTGCAAGGAAGAAAACACTAA